The following are encoded together in the Halopiger aswanensis genome:
- a CDS encoding DUF7563 family protein, with product MVGVTVAPWPSAGQSTCLHCDSFVTDRFGRVFGDESDRVHRCPECDTYARLTRGSAAGKDVEIPDPETSPGRHGGEVDV from the coding sequence GTGGTTGGCGTGACGGTCGCACCGTGGCCGTCGGCCGGACAATCGACATGTCTTCATTGTGATTCGTTCGTCACCGACCGGTTCGGTCGCGTCTTCGGTGATGAAAGTGACCGCGTTCACCGCTGTCCCGAGTGCGATACTTACGCTCGGTTGACCCGTGGGTCCGCTGCTGGAAAAGACGTCGAGATACCGGACCCGGAAACGTCGCCCGGTCGGCACGGGGGTGAGGTCGATGTCTGA
- a CDS encoding rhomboid family intramembrane serine protease — translation MANRPRSRSRADSRSGLAPDATDGPPSGSSSPIVELLGIFVLVFVLQTVTALIGVGVMAGLFVLAPPLTTNPWTIVTSVYAHGGLGHLVSNSVALVVFGWPVARATTRLRFHVFFAVTGAIAGVSQIVLSGAFAGLPFVGDWFAVRPVLGASGAVFALLGYLIASNRLSTGLASFVDVPDWVSALVFLGLAVAVTLATAAPGVALLAHFAGFLVGLVAGRLRVLQVGSRAGNGPTV, via the coding sequence ATGGCGAATCGACCGCGTTCGCGATCCCGCGCCGACTCCCGATCGGGGCTCGCGCCCGATGCGACGGACGGGCCACCGTCGGGCTCGAGCAGTCCCATCGTCGAACTGCTGGGGATTTTCGTCCTCGTGTTTGTACTCCAGACGGTGACGGCGCTGATCGGCGTCGGCGTGATGGCCGGGTTGTTCGTCCTCGCGCCGCCCCTGACGACGAACCCGTGGACGATCGTCACGAGCGTCTACGCGCACGGCGGGCTCGGTCACCTAGTTTCGAACAGTGTCGCGCTGGTCGTCTTCGGCTGGCCGGTCGCGCGAGCGACGACGCGCCTCCGCTTTCACGTCTTCTTCGCCGTGACGGGCGCGATCGCCGGCGTTTCGCAGATCGTCCTCAGCGGCGCGTTCGCCGGACTGCCGTTCGTCGGGGACTGGTTCGCAGTCCGGCCCGTCCTCGGCGCCAGCGGCGCCGTCTTCGCGCTGCTGGGCTATCTGATCGCCTCGAACCGACTCTCGACCGGACTGGCCTCGTTCGTCGACGTTCCCGACTGGGTCTCGGCGCTGGTCTTCCTCGGGCTCGCCGTCGCGGTCACGCTGGCGACCGCCGCACCGGGCGTCGCCCTGCTGGCGCACTTCGCCGGCTTCCTGGTCGGGCTGGTCGCCGGCCGACTCCGCGTGCTGCAGGTCGGGTCTCGAGCAGGGAATGGCCCGACGGTGTGA
- the rpsJ gene encoding 30S ribosomal protein S10 produces MQQARVRLAGTSPDDLDDICDDVREIANNTGVNLSGPIPLPTKTLEVPTRKSPDGEGTATWEHWEMRVHKRLIDLDADERALRQLMRIQVPNDVSIEIVLED; encoded by the coding sequence ATGCAGCAGGCACGCGTTCGACTCGCGGGCACGAGTCCCGACGACCTCGACGACATCTGCGACGACGTCCGCGAGATCGCGAACAACACCGGCGTCAACCTGAGCGGTCCGATCCCGCTGCCGACAAAGACCCTCGAGGTGCCGACCCGGAAGTCGCCTGACGGCGAGGGCACCGCGACGTGGGAGCACTGGGAGATGCGCGTCCACAAGCGCCTGATCGATCTGGACGCCGACGAACGCGCACTCCGACAGCTCATGCGCATCCAGGTGCCGAACGACGTCTCGATCGAGATCGTCCTCGAAGACTAA
- a CDS encoding M48 family metallopeptidase, which produces MNDLRLRCSLLVRMGVAVGVLATLSIVVALIGGLCGGLLGLAVWDWIATGLEAVASFPGISDVVGVSAPVAALLAALALVVVINWWPLLTRYTPVEHLFQPTAASLVATAAVLGCLYLAVVEGSAAVTSAIVAVLSPIQRVLLGLGLSGPLVVVLLVAGARREVRDLRAQLVDDSVPAAEADPELEATVRRLAQLASVPAPDVYVTDADRPESFTLGSGDSAVVVVSTGLCERLADDELEAVLAHEVSHLANLDSRIVAAAIVPVIIADAWIDPDASDPGDLFWNAVFRALKRYGQFGVAVLSRGREWHADAGAAALASPAALASALETLTDARQVPETDLREWEGAMVALDILPPALEEQGTGPFRTHPSTAARIRRLQRLAAES; this is translated from the coding sequence ATGAACGACCTCCGGCTTCGGTGTTCGTTGCTGGTACGGATGGGCGTCGCCGTCGGCGTCCTCGCGACGCTGTCGATCGTCGTCGCGCTGATCGGCGGTCTCTGCGGGGGACTGTTGGGACTCGCCGTCTGGGACTGGATCGCCACCGGACTCGAGGCCGTCGCGAGCTTCCCCGGAATCAGCGACGTGGTGGGCGTCTCGGCGCCGGTCGCGGCGCTTCTCGCCGCGCTCGCCCTGGTGGTCGTCATCAACTGGTGGCCCCTGCTCACCCGCTATACGCCCGTCGAGCACCTGTTCCAGCCGACTGCAGCGTCGTTGGTCGCGACGGCGGCGGTGCTCGGCTGTCTGTACCTCGCGGTCGTCGAAGGCAGTGCTGCGGTGACGTCGGCGATCGTTGCCGTACTCTCACCGATCCAGCGGGTCCTGCTCGGACTCGGCCTGAGCGGCCCGCTCGTCGTCGTGCTGCTGGTCGCCGGCGCGCGGCGGGAGGTCCGCGACCTGCGGGCGCAACTGGTCGACGATAGCGTTCCCGCCGCGGAGGCCGACCCGGAACTCGAGGCCACCGTCCGGCGACTCGCGCAGCTCGCGAGCGTACCCGCGCCCGACGTGTACGTCACTGACGCCGACCGGCCGGAGTCGTTCACCCTCGGCAGCGGCGACTCGGCCGTCGTCGTGGTCTCGACGGGGCTGTGCGAACGCCTCGCGGACGACGAACTCGAGGCCGTGTTGGCCCACGAAGTCAGCCACCTCGCGAACCTCGACAGTCGGATCGTGGCGGCCGCGATCGTGCCGGTGATCATCGCCGACGCCTGGATCGACCCCGACGCGAGCGATCCGGGCGATCTGTTCTGGAACGCGGTCTTCCGCGCGCTGAAACGCTACGGCCAGTTCGGCGTCGCCGTCCTCTCGCGGGGCCGGGAGTGGCACGCCGACGCCGGCGCCGCCGCGCTCGCATCGCCCGCGGCGCTCGCCAGCGCGCTCGAGACGCTGACCGACGCCAGACAGGTTCCCGAAACGGACCTACGGGAGTGGGAGGGGGCGATGGTTGCGTTGGATATTCTCCCGCCCGCGCTCGAGGAGCAGGGGACGGGACCGTTCCGGACGCATCCGTCGACGGCGGCGCGGATCCGGCGATTGCAGCGGCTGGCGGCGGAGTCCTGA
- the tuf gene encoding translation elongation factor EF-1 subunit alpha — protein sequence MSERHQNLAIIGHVDHGKSTLVGRLLYETGSVPEHVIEQHREEAEEKGKGGFEFAYVMDNLAEERERGVTIDIAHQEFSTDEYDFTIVDCPGHRDFVKNMITGASQADNAVLVVAADDGVAPQTQEHVFLARTLGIDELIIGINKMDVVDYEESTYNEVVEEVNQLLQQVQFNTDDASFIPISAFEGDNIAERSDNTPWYDGEILLEALNDLPEPEPPTDAPLRLPIQDVYTISGIGTVPVGRIETGVMQTGDDVSFQPSDVGGEVKTIEMHHEEVPKAEPGDNVGFNVRGIGKDDIRRGDVCGPADDPPSVAETFQAQIVVMQHPSVITAGYTPVFHAHTAQVACTIESIDKKMDPSSGEVAEENPDFIQSGDAAVVTIRPQKPLSIEPSSEIPELGSFAIRDMGQTIAAGKVLEVNEK from the coding sequence ATGAGCGAACGACACCAGAACCTGGCCATCATCGGCCACGTGGACCACGGGAAGAGTACGCTCGTGGGACGACTCCTCTACGAGACGGGGAGCGTACCCGAGCACGTCATCGAACAGCACCGCGAGGAAGCCGAAGAGAAGGGCAAGGGCGGCTTCGAGTTCGCCTACGTCATGGACAACCTCGCCGAAGAGCGCGAACGCGGTGTCACCATCGACATCGCCCACCAGGAGTTCTCCACCGACGAGTACGACTTCACCATCGTCGACTGTCCTGGTCACCGCGACTTCGTCAAGAACATGATCACGGGCGCATCCCAGGCGGACAACGCCGTCCTCGTCGTCGCCGCTGACGACGGTGTCGCGCCCCAGACCCAGGAGCACGTCTTCCTGGCTCGTACCCTCGGTATCGACGAGCTCATCATCGGCATCAACAAGATGGACGTCGTCGACTACGAGGAGTCGACGTACAACGAGGTCGTCGAAGAGGTCAACCAGCTGCTCCAGCAGGTCCAGTTCAACACCGACGACGCCTCGTTCATCCCGATCTCGGCGTTCGAGGGCGACAACATCGCCGAGCGCTCGGACAACACGCCGTGGTACGACGGCGAAATCCTGCTCGAGGCCCTGAACGACCTGCCCGAGCCGGAGCCGCCGACGGACGCGCCGCTCCGACTCCCGATTCAGGACGTCTACACCATCTCGGGTATCGGTACCGTCCCCGTCGGACGTATCGAGACCGGTGTCATGCAGACCGGCGACGACGTCTCCTTCCAGCCCAGCGACGTGGGCGGCGAGGTCAAGACGATCGAGATGCACCACGAGGAAGTGCCGAAGGCCGAGCCCGGTGACAACGTCGGGTTCAACGTCCGCGGCATCGGCAAGGACGACATCCGCCGCGGTGACGTCTGCGGTCCCGCAGACGACCCGCCGTCCGTCGCCGAGACCTTCCAGGCACAGATCGTCGTCATGCAGCACCCGTCCGTGATCACGGCGGGCTACACGCCGGTCTTCCACGCTCACACGGCTCAGGTCGCCTGTACGATCGAGTCCATCGACAAGAAGATGGACCCCTCGAGCGGCGAAGTCGCCGAGGAGAACCCCGACTTCATCCAGTCGGGCGACGCCGCGGTCGTCACCATCCGACCGCAGAAGCCGCTCAGCATCGAGCCGTCCAGTGAGATCCCCGAACTCGGGAGCTTCGCCATCCGCGACATGGGTCAGACCATCGCGGCCGGCAAGGTCCTCGAGGTCAACGAGAAGTAA
- a CDS encoding DUF7845 domain-containing protein, whose translation MTQVETTPHESEGRWKWPDWGRGPYDALSSVMLGPPFEGYLELDIEIDGEPWHLEVSYSKSGFAPRLSDGINAERLYEWDIRGRGRGERKASYNISPRFPNMRHWETGEPVNLPWENQVGEVDGVDVEFHVSNIEPDHGLELLPEFFAAIFEHAEERVHPEYFRTDPHPASRMWAYERYVRIRRQWAEKLASAGVLQKVVHFLSDLEGVKAELHLDNEEVINHQNRLMLDPTSAAKLLPGHTYGRKFEIYQLADPDAVSKDHPSYHPKVEVLVNKSNNDGEAWAWADRHEVTQQIEETLLNALHWEDIPLSPDGNDVYVPDDHFDAVARDEQVELYEDPTPRLEAKTDHLLMTTLRDMGETAREVTETVATDGGGNVDELADELGKHPATIYRAIEDLGDILELDQGEISFRARKYQEELRALVESAEYAIESFADRIQHVMGLADHIAESSPFQQWLAENGAEIEFDEHGNPKRLRIDAILSLLKHDSFENARAVAQEAIDAWRHSGNDVVPFSKVSMVWRTPEGGRDSHRVGSLADW comes from the coding sequence ATGACGCAAGTCGAGACAACGCCTCACGAGAGTGAGGGGCGCTGGAAATGGCCCGACTGGGGCCGCGGTCCGTACGATGCACTGTCGTCGGTGATGCTCGGCCCACCGTTCGAGGGATACCTGGAGCTGGACATCGAGATCGACGGGGAGCCCTGGCACCTCGAGGTCAGTTACAGCAAGTCGGGGTTCGCGCCGCGACTGTCGGACGGAATCAACGCCGAGCGGCTCTACGAGTGGGATATCCGCGGTCGTGGACGTGGCGAGCGAAAGGCCTCGTACAATATCTCGCCGCGGTTCCCGAACATGCGCCACTGGGAGACCGGCGAGCCGGTGAATCTCCCCTGGGAGAATCAGGTCGGCGAGGTCGACGGCGTCGACGTCGAGTTCCACGTCAGTAACATCGAGCCCGACCACGGTCTCGAGTTGCTGCCGGAGTTCTTCGCAGCGATCTTCGAGCACGCCGAAGAGCGCGTGCATCCGGAGTACTTCCGGACAGACCCGCACCCGGCGAGTCGGATGTGGGCATACGAGCGGTACGTCCGTATCCGTCGACAGTGGGCCGAAAAGCTCGCGTCGGCCGGTGTCCTACAGAAGGTGGTTCACTTTCTCTCCGACCTCGAGGGAGTGAAGGCGGAACTGCATCTCGACAACGAGGAAGTGATCAACCACCAGAACCGGCTGATGCTCGATCCTACGTCGGCTGCGAAGCTACTGCCGGGCCACACCTACGGACGGAAGTTCGAGATCTACCAGCTGGCCGACCCGGACGCGGTCTCGAAAGATCATCCGTCGTACCATCCGAAGGTGGAGGTGCTGGTGAACAAGTCGAATAACGACGGCGAGGCATGGGCATGGGCTGATCGCCACGAGGTGACCCAGCAGATTGAGGAGACGCTGTTGAACGCACTTCACTGGGAAGACATCCCGCTCAGTCCCGACGGGAACGACGTGTACGTACCGGACGATCACTTCGACGCCGTCGCTCGAGACGAGCAGGTAGAACTCTACGAAGATCCGACACCGCGCCTTGAGGCGAAGACGGACCACTTGTTGATGACGACGCTGCGGGACATGGGCGAGACCGCCCGCGAGGTGACCGAGACGGTCGCGACCGACGGCGGTGGGAACGTCGACGAACTCGCAGACGAGTTGGGCAAGCACCCGGCGACGATCTACCGCGCGATCGAAGATCTTGGCGACATCCTCGAGCTCGACCAGGGCGAGATTTCGTTCCGGGCACGGAAGTACCAGGAGGAGTTGCGCGCACTCGTCGAGTCCGCTGAGTACGCCATCGAGAGCTTTGCCGATCGAATTCAGCACGTAATGGGCCTGGCCGATCACATTGCCGAGTCGTCACCGTTCCAGCAGTGGTTGGCCGAGAATGGTGCCGAGATCGAATTCGACGAGCATGGGAATCCGAAGCGACTCCGAATCGACGCGATTCTCTCGCTGCTGAAGCACGATAGCTTCGAGAACGCTCGTGCGGTCGCACAGGAAGCGATCGACGCCTGGCGGCACTCAGGGAACGACGTAGTTCCGTTCAGCAAGGTGTCGATGGTCTGGCGGACACCTGAAGGCGGCCGCGACAGCCACCGCGTGGGTTCGCTCGCCGACTGGTAG
- a CDS encoding Eco57I restriction-modification methylase domain-containing protein, with protein MSQATLSKRPYTNSNLFSGYYLDERIEDREEWDCDAAASEALEDLQELWDLESGLVDGYKEDPLIDNWIDEVLEILGFGTNVETTLPEGGGYVDVLLFEDTEARRDAAEVYLSTEDTTDLFDRGVGLVEAKQWDADFTTRFSDQRPYRNASHQIKHYLERTPERIQWGILTNGRKWRLYGTKDYETQTYYEIDLPELLEQDDLEAFKYFYLFFRPEAFRESGGTTFLDSVRSESETVAQELGEDLQDNVFTALRVLGRGFAETNDLAIEPEDDDALAELKEQSLVLLYRLMFVLYAESRGLIHPEGGDAVTEYEENFSLNELRLEIHEEIGEVDEGFDDAYSEHSTTMWSRLEDLFRLIDEGEESLGIPPYNGGLFNRDEHDFLADHEVSNRYLAEVIYRISTTENDEGRYVLADYADLDTRHLGSVYEGLLEHQFRIAPETYAAVAEDGGQVWKPATEVSVAEAVETVDEGGLYVVNDEGERKATGAYYTPDYVVTYIVEETVGPLVDEIKADLTEQGFEPGTHEYLGAFYRRVTDLKLLDPAMGSGHFLTRATEYLAQQVMEEVRELEEATAFDEQRVRRDVAKECIYGVDLNGMAVELAKLSMWLETLAADQPLAFLDHHLKAGNSLVGSDVTEVLSSDAAEGDGQLTLQQALARVRQDTLEHVMERMQELLEIDNESLEDVKSMEEIYDEVRTDPFYQRLFEVANVHTAEQFDLDVPEGAYERLARAIDDDEAWAEVAEEPWFQTAQAMSGDESFFHWELEYPEVFFDDDGEKRADAGFDAVIGNPPWVDVKGLREPEVLFELFNTSFNRVNIYAAFIERSTTLLGPDSVFGFITPNSYLTQSSYQPLREHILENHSIETIVRLPDGIFSNVTMETAILLTQMSQNGSNIVNTINFPRDAEISDIPGPAADVYETDISRWKETDDLIFDIFTSESERQVIQQIEAIDGTIGDEFESCLGLTPYDKHQGHTEEQIENRVFHSDEKETEQHYPITTGKGINRYRLTWKGGEWIKYGDWLGSEREKRFFTKPRCVIRQIVSTEGRGIYAAYSDTELFHTQVGFVLLPKGDENAEERARSLTAIINSKLMTFYHRKRFLDENKDTFQKILIQDAVEFPLPSEYHHSDLVENAEKMERLATDYDALNLSLLDHLGSYSQGQTLSSIGLAQPPEGAADSLLTDTAEDREKLRVGNCEIVRESPTSLEIRLTARYKPEDEDEYETDQWGYTETEPLPALRISDLSETEADLIEAFVPVAVDEAGGFANFRETATKNNSLVDRLRKLTLPAIDDVRDGLESYLETKARADELDEKIERTDELIDEIVYELYGLTDEEIEIIEDAIEGE; from the coding sequence ATGAGTCAGGCGACGCTGTCGAAGCGGCCGTACACCAATTCAAATCTCTTTTCCGGGTACTATCTTGACGAACGAATCGAAGATCGCGAGGAGTGGGACTGCGATGCCGCCGCAAGCGAGGCTCTCGAAGACCTGCAAGAACTGTGGGACCTCGAGTCGGGACTGGTCGACGGCTACAAGGAAGACCCGTTGATCGACAACTGGATCGACGAGGTCCTCGAGATTCTGGGGTTCGGAACGAACGTCGAGACGACGCTGCCCGAGGGCGGGGGGTATGTCGACGTGTTGCTGTTCGAGGACACCGAGGCACGCCGTGACGCGGCGGAGGTCTACCTGAGTACTGAGGACACGACCGACCTGTTCGACCGCGGGGTGGGACTGGTTGAGGCGAAGCAGTGGGACGCTGATTTCACGACTCGCTTCAGCGATCAGCGACCATACCGCAACGCTTCCCACCAGATCAAACACTACCTCGAGCGGACGCCTGAACGGATCCAGTGGGGGATCCTGACCAACGGCCGCAAGTGGCGGCTCTACGGGACGAAGGATTACGAGACCCAGACCTACTACGAGATCGACCTGCCGGAACTGCTCGAGCAAGACGACCTCGAGGCGTTCAAGTACTTCTACCTGTTCTTCCGGCCGGAAGCCTTCCGCGAGTCGGGCGGGACGACTTTTCTCGATTCAGTCCGCTCAGAGAGCGAGACGGTCGCTCAAGAGTTGGGGGAAGACCTACAGGACAACGTCTTCACCGCGTTGCGAGTGTTGGGTCGGGGCTTCGCCGAGACGAACGACCTCGCGATCGAGCCCGAGGACGACGACGCGCTCGCGGAGCTGAAAGAGCAGTCGCTCGTCTTGCTATACCGGTTGATGTTCGTCCTCTACGCCGAATCGCGCGGGCTGATCCACCCCGAAGGCGGGGACGCCGTTACGGAGTACGAGGAGAACTTTAGCCTCAACGAACTCCGGCTCGAGATCCACGAGGAGATCGGCGAGGTCGACGAGGGATTCGACGACGCCTATAGCGAACACTCCACGACGATGTGGAGTCGGCTCGAGGACCTGTTCCGGTTGATCGACGAAGGCGAGGAATCGCTGGGGATTCCGCCGTACAATGGTGGACTGTTCAATCGGGACGAACACGACTTTTTGGCTGACCACGAGGTCAGCAACCGCTATCTTGCGGAGGTCATCTACCGAATTTCGACAACCGAGAACGACGAGGGCCGGTACGTGCTGGCCGACTACGCCGACCTCGACACGCGGCATCTTGGCAGCGTCTACGAGGGACTGCTCGAGCATCAGTTCCGGATCGCTCCCGAGACGTACGCGGCGGTCGCGGAAGACGGCGGGCAGGTCTGGAAGCCTGCCACGGAGGTGTCGGTCGCGGAGGCGGTCGAAACTGTCGACGAGGGCGGGCTCTACGTCGTCAACGACGAGGGCGAGCGCAAGGCCACGGGGGCTTACTACACGCCGGACTACGTGGTGACCTACATCGTCGAGGAGACGGTCGGGCCGCTGGTCGACGAGATCAAGGCCGACCTCACAGAGCAGGGCTTCGAGCCCGGCACCCACGAGTATCTGGGTGCGTTCTACCGGCGGGTGACGGACCTGAAGCTGCTGGATCCGGCGATGGGCAGCGGGCACTTCCTCACGCGGGCGACGGAGTACCTGGCCCAGCAGGTCATGGAAGAGGTACGCGAACTCGAGGAGGCGACGGCCTTCGACGAGCAGCGGGTGCGCCGGGACGTGGCCAAGGAGTGTATCTACGGCGTCGACCTGAACGGGATGGCGGTCGAACTCGCGAAGCTCTCGATGTGGCTCGAGACGCTCGCCGCGGATCAGCCGCTAGCCTTCCTCGATCACCACCTCAAGGCGGGCAACTCGCTGGTCGGCTCGGACGTGACCGAGGTGCTCTCGAGCGACGCGGCCGAGGGCGACGGGCAGTTGACGCTGCAGCAGGCGCTGGCGCGGGTCCGCCAGGACACGCTGGAACACGTCATGGAGCGTATGCAGGAGCTGCTCGAGATCGACAATGAGTCGCTCGAGGACGTCAAGTCGATGGAGGAGATCTACGACGAGGTGCGGACCGACCCGTTCTACCAGCGGCTGTTCGAGGTGGCAAACGTCCACACCGCCGAGCAGTTCGATCTAGACGTGCCCGAGGGGGCCTACGAGCGGCTGGCCCGGGCGATCGACGACGACGAGGCGTGGGCCGAGGTGGCCGAAGAGCCGTGGTTCCAGACAGCGCAGGCGATGAGCGGCGACGAGTCCTTCTTCCACTGGGAGTTGGAGTACCCCGAGGTGTTCTTCGATGACGATGGGGAGAAGCGGGCAGATGCTGGGTTCGATGCGGTGATTGGGAACCCACCATGGGTCGACGTAAAGGGGTTACGGGAGCCCGAAGTCCTCTTTGAGCTATTTAATACCAGTTTCAACAGAGTGAACATTTATGCTGCGTTTATTGAGCGATCGACAACGCTGTTGGGCCCTGATTCGGTATTTGGATTTATCACTCCAAACTCCTATCTGACTCAAAGTTCGTATCAACCGCTGCGAGAGCATATTTTGGAGAACCACAGTATCGAGACGATTGTCCGTCTTCCCGATGGAATCTTTTCAAATGTTACAATGGAGACGGCGATTCTACTCACACAGATGAGTCAAAACGGCAGCAATATTGTTAACACGATAAACTTCCCTCGTGATGCTGAAATTTCCGATATTCCGGGACCAGCTGCCGATGTATATGAAACAGACATCAGCCGGTGGAAAGAGACCGACGATCTCATCTTCGACATATTCACATCCGAATCCGAACGGCAAGTAATACAGCAGATCGAGGCCATAGATGGTACGATCGGCGATGAGTTCGAATCATGTTTGGGACTCACCCCATACGATAAACATCAGGGACACACCGAAGAGCAAATTGAAAACCGGGTCTTTCATTCAGATGAGAAGGAAACAGAGCAGCACTATCCTATCACGACGGGGAAAGGGATTAATCGATATCGATTGACATGGAAGGGAGGAGAATGGATAAAATATGGAGACTGGTTGGGTTCAGAACGGGAGAAGCGGTTCTTTACTAAACCTCGTTGTGTCATTCGTCAGATTGTTTCGACAGAAGGTCGCGGCATTTACGCCGCCTATTCGGATACTGAACTCTTCCACACGCAGGTAGGATTCGTGCTGCTCCCGAAAGGAGATGAGAACGCCGAAGAACGAGCCAGGTCACTCACGGCGATTATCAATTCGAAACTGATGACGTTCTACCATCGTAAGCGGTTCCTCGATGAAAACAAAGACACATTCCAGAAGATCCTGATTCAAGACGCTGTGGAGTTCCCACTTCCTTCGGAATACCACCATTCGGATTTGGTTGAGAATGCAGAGAAAATGGAACGACTTGCCACGGATTACGATGCCCTCAACCTCAGTTTGCTCGACCATCTTGGGTCTTACTCCCAAGGTCAAACCCTCTCCAGCATCGGCCTCGCACAGCCCCCAGAGGGAGCGGCCGACTCCCTCCTCACCGATACTGCCGAGGATCGCGAGAAACTCCGAGTTGGAAACTGTGAGATCGTCCGCGAATCCCCAACCTCCCTCGAGATCCGACTCACCGCCCGCTACAAACCCGAAGACGAGGACGAGTACGAAACTGACCAGTGGGGCTACACCGAAACCGAACCCCTACCGGCCCTGCGGATCTCGGACCTCTCCGAAACCGAGGCCGACCTGATTGAGGCGTTCGTCCCCGTGGCCGTCGACGAGGCTGGCGGCTTCGCGAACTTTCGCGAAACCGCCACCAAGAACAACTCGCTCGTCGACCGCCTCCGGAAACTCACTCTCCCCGCCATCGACGATGTCCGCGACGGCCTCGAGAGCTACCTCGAGACCAAGGCACGCGCCGATGAACTTGACGAGAAGATTGAGCGGACGGATGAATTGATCGACGAGATCGTGTACGAGTTGTACGGACTGACTGACGAAGAGATCGAGATTATTGAAGACGCTATTGAGGGAGAGTAG